DNA from Elaeis guineensis isolate ETL-2024a chromosome 2, EG11, whole genome shotgun sequence:
acaTTTCATATTTCTGTGTCCATCCTACCTAACCTAAAATCCTTGAATTCTAGTACACCCCATAATTTGAACTTATGAGCAACCTCGATCTTAGTTGTAAATAATATGCactaaataagaaatataataaaaGTAGTAAAACAAATAATGTGCTAAGGACATCATAGCATAGAACTTCGTTAGACTTGGGTAGTCAATGGATCAGGTCAGCGTATTCTTAGTGACTTGAAACTACAATCAACCTCAGTTTGAACAAATGAATGTTGACACTTGAGGATTATTCTCAACAACAATCGCTCATGCAAAACCGTATGTGCAGTGGCTGCCTATGTTGCTCCTCTGCTCCTCTGTTaagcaaaaattatcttttaagaAAACTCTAAAGAATACTTGAGCACATATTTGATGATTTTCAGAACAGATTTCAAGAGGCAGCCCAAAGGTCAATACTATATCCAAGATTCCAATAAAGTCGATAGATGATTGCTGATGCACATATCAAGGCATCGATGATACTAGCAAATACATTCAAAGTTCTGAGAACAGAATGGTTGATCCGTTGGCTGAGAGTGCAAGAAATATAAAACAATAAAAAGCAAGAAGTTCAAGTTAAACAAGAAAAGAACATGACATTTGGCCAAAACTATAGGCAGATAAGGAGATGGGGTTGAGTCAGAGATCCTCTCTGCAGCCAGGTTTTTATTGAGTATGCAAGCGCCATTTATTATTTTAGGGTCTATTTGTATTGTTTTTTTAAAGTTCTTATCATGAAATTTTCATCTTTTCGGAATgataaggaggaaaaaaaatgactgggccaaaaaatattaattctctAGAAATATAACACGCAGATTAATGTTGAAGATAGCATTTGCATAAAATTTCTTTGATTCCTTACTTTTACActcactttttaaaaaataaaaaaaaaattgctaccAAATGCTCTAGACCTTACAAACAATTTCAGAAaacagtttcatcataaatattttgcaGTATGTTTCCTCTTTTTTTGGGTGGGGTTCTTCTTGTGCTTctgaaaacaaaaacaaaaataatataagCAATACCGAAGGGTCCCTTAAGTATTTGTTTTtctccttttgtttcttttctatcCATATGAATGAATGAATGGATATTGTTATATAGTCAGAAAGCTTTGGGACTGCTTTATGTGGCCGTCTGAAAGCATGAAGCCCTGTAATGggtaagggaaaaaaaaaaaaaagattaataatCATATGCTCCACTTTTGTTTCATATGCAGTCCTCTTaacttgaaaaaataattttaaaaaaatatgcatccCTTGGCTCCTATAGTCGGAAAGCAAAAAAGGAATAAGAAAAAAGAAGCTTGACATGACTCTATTAGATAAAATATAGTGAGATGCTGCAAAGCAAAATAACTAGCCAAGTGCCCTCGTCTCCATGTTGGCCATTAGCTCCAACCAACCAGCAATTGCCGGAGAAAAGGAAAGCATTTCTGGCCATCAAGTAGGAATTGTTAGTGGTTGAAAGCCCCCTGATTTGATCTCCAATCCAGATTGACCTGAGCACCAGTGAGTGGGAAAAGATAACTGAGTGCTCATTTCCACTAGAAACAGTAGATACTATTGGTCAGCATTTGGGCCAGTTCCTTCTAGAGCATCACCGTATACAAGCAAAGAAGAATTGTCCCAACATTGGCATTCCAGAAAGCTCCTTAACATGACCTGCAAGTAGCAAGGAAGATGCTCTAAGTGCAAAGCTACTGCCACTAGGAAGAAGCTTCTTTGTGGAAGAAATCTCGAATCATCGCCTCATTCAATGGACTTCAAAGAAATGTGGTCCACCACTTTGTAGATTCAAATAACCTGTCGGCAAATTCCTAGAAATACAAAACGTTGTAGACACCACATCAAATCACAGTCATTGCCGACCCTCTGTTTGTCTTCCACTAGTCCATTATACAGATGATGCGAGCCAACATCGCAACAACATTTAGAAAATTTATCAGCTAAAGAGAGAAATCATGCTTTCCTCTCCACATGAAGAACTATTACAAGTTCTAGGAAAGACTGAAAGATCCAATATCCAGCTTTTGCCATGTTCAATACGTGCTATCGCACTCATGTGGTTGGTCTATTGTTTTAATTTTCCACAGAATCCTATAGAGATGAATGAGAGACAACTTGGGAACTTGAGTAGTTCCTTACCTTTTAGGGTCTGGCAGAACACAGTCTGTCTCAGAAGGCCATATTCCAATCTCTGAGCAACCATCCTCAGTAGCGCAGGCCCTAAACATTCCCGTCGTGTTAAAAGGCATGATCACTTCTCCATTGGCAGAAACAGCAACCAGGCCAACATTGCCCTTTGGAACATTATTGACAACATAGGCTGCAGCCTCCTTCAGCGAAAGCCCTTTATACTCCATCAATGCAGCTACATCCCTGGCAACGGTAGCTCGCATGATGGATTCACCTTTGCCTGTAGCAGAGACTGCACAGAAGGAATTTGCAAATGTTCCTGCACCTATGATGGGAGTGTCTCCTATTCTACCCACCATCTTGTTCACCAATCCACCTGTGGATGTTGCTGCAGCTAAGTTTCCACTGCCATCAAC
Protein-coding regions in this window:
- the LOC105033206 gene encoding isoaspartyl peptidase/L-asparaginase isoform X3, which produces MESRTMPTRLPESRTTTLLRGRSRPRRCGERERLEMGWAIALHGGAGDIPYSLPPERRAPREAALRHCLAVGVAALKASRSPLDVVELVGVATVDANHFITPENVERLKQAKEANRVQIDYTQPVKEEKPQEEASSGKGDSQIGTVGCVAVDGSGNLAAATSTGGLVNKMVGRIGDTPIIGAGTFANSFCAVSATGKGESIMRATVARDVAALMEYKGLSLKEAAAYVVNNVPKGNVGLVAVSANGEVIMPFNTTGMFRACATEDGCSEIGIWPSETDCVLPDPKRNLPTGYLNLQSGGPHFFEVH